The proteins below come from a single Corylus avellana chromosome ca3, CavTom2PMs-1.0 genomic window:
- the LOC132174670 gene encoding oxysterol-binding protein-related protein 2A isoform X1, with amino-acid sequence MRVKEMHPLCCISLESPGGSVGDRSASSSLWRARSLPAGFPGGSAGNAGGSESSVAGVLYKWTNYGKGWRSRWFVLRNGVVSYAKIRRPENLNLLAPATDDVRLIGEISADRLSRMDSGRRKHRKDVGIVHLKQISSFRESKSDDKRFYIFTATKTLHLRTDSKRDRVAWIQALRSTRSLFPHRPLSDSLSLLPPNDLSVSTERLKKRLLDEGMNESLVEDCEQIMLSEFSEIQGQVKVLCAERSNLLDTLRQLEAANIEAEGSGIHDAEYQLTKHEFSGLGHGKYSECSTTESSDDVEKQELEEVSDEDEMSFHDTKEYFIEPTVNCGFIKGTSNYLDNYIEAERRSDVEKMQTKNEAQKFGHLPFERRKKLPDPVEKEKGVSLWSIIKDNVGKDLTRVCLPVYFNEPISSLQKCCEDLEYSFLLDQAYEFGKAGNSLQRALNVAAFAVSGYASCEGRHCKPFNPLLGETYEADFPEKGIRFFSEKVSHHPTLIACHCEGRGWKFWGDSNIRAKFWGRSIQLDPVGVLTLEFDDGEIFQWSKVTTTIYNLILGKLYCDHHGTMHIRGNRQYSCKLKFKEPSILDRNPRQVHGFIEDVSGKKVATLLGKWDDSMYYVNNDGSGKPKDYTTSSDASLLWKRSKPPPNPTRYNLTSFAITLNELTPGLQEKLPPTDSRLRPDQRHLENGEYDKANAEKQRLEMRQRMSRKLQENGWKPRWFEREGDNGAFRYVGGYWEAKEQANWNGCPNIFGEISKDLVDPLEVS; translated from the exons ATGCGAGTGAAGGAAATGCATCCGCTGTGCTGCATATCGCTGGAGAGCCCCGGCGGGAGTGTGGGGGACCGATCCGCATCGTCGTCTCTGTGGAGGGCGAGGAGCTTGCCGGCGGGGTTTCCAGGCGGATCCGCCGGTAATGCGGGGGGATCGGAGAGCTCGGTGGCCGGGGTGCTCTACAAGTGGACCAATTACGGCAAGGGGTGGAGATCCAGGTGGTTCGTATTGAGGAACGGCGTCGTGTCCTACGCCAAAATCCGGCGGCCGGAGAATTTGAACCTCCTCGCGCCGGCGACCGATGACGTCAGGCTGATCGGAGAAATATCCGCCGATCGGCTCTCGAGAATGGACAGTGGGAGACGGAAGCACCGGAAAGATGTTGGCATTGTCCATCTCAAg cAGATCTCATCGTTCCGGGAGAGCAAGTCTGATGACAAGCGGTTTTACATATTTACTGCCACGAAGACCCTTCATCTGAGAACTGATTCGAAGAGAGATCGGGTGGCTTGGATACAAGCTTTGCGCTCAACTCGGAGCTTATTTCCACATAGACCACTGAGTGACAGTCTCTCCCTTTTACCACCAAATGATTTATCTGTGTCAACCGAAAGGCTTAAAAAGCGCTTACTTGATGAGGGGATGAACGAGAGCCTTGTAGAGGACTGCGAACAGATTATGCTTTCAGAATTCTCAGAAATACAAGGACAAGTTAAAGTTCTTTGTGCAGAACGATCCAATTTGCTCGACACATTAAGGCAGTTAGAG GCAGCTAATATCGAAGCTGAAGGCTCTGGAATTCATGATGCTGAATACCAACTGACCAAACATGAATTTTCCGGTCTAGGGCATGGAAAATACAGTG AATGCAGCACTACTGAATCATCTGATGATGTTGAGAAACAAGAGCTTGAGGAAGTGTCAGATGAAGATGAAATGTCCTTTCATGACACAAAGGAGTATTTTATTGAACCCACTGTTAATTGTGGGTTTATAAAAGGAACTTCAAATTATCTAGATAATTATATAGAAGCTGAACGTCGATCCGATGTGGAGAAAATGCAGACTAAGAATGAAGCTCAAAAGTTCGGACATCTGCCCTTTGAAAGGCGGAAAAAGCTTCCCGATCCAGTTGAGAAGGAGAAAGGGGTCAGTCTTTGGTCCATTATCAAGGACAATGTGGGAAAAGACCTCACACGTGTTTGTCTCCCTGTTTACTTTAATGAGCCAATATCATCTCTTCAAAAATGTTGCGAGGACTTGGAgtactcttttcttttggaTCAAGCATATGAGTTCGGGAAAGCG GGGAACAGTCTCCAGAGGGCTCTGAATGTTGCTGCTTTTGCGGTTTCTGGATATGCTTCCTGTGAAGGTCGACACTGTAAACCATTCAATCCTTTGTTAGGGGAAACTTATGAGGCTGACTTTCCTGAGAAAGGAATTCGCTTCTTCTCTGAGAAG GTCAGTCACCACCCAACACTCATTGCCTGCCACTGTGAAGGCAGAGGGTGGAAATTCTGGGGTGACAGCAACATCCGGGCAAAATTTTGGGGGAGGTCAATTCAGCTTGACCCTGTTGGAGTTCTGACCTTGGAATTTGATGATGGTGAAATTTTCCAGTGGAGCAAG GTCACTACAACTATCTATAATCTTATCCTTGGTAAACTGTACTGTGATCACCATGGGACAATGCACATACGTGGTAATCGCCAGTACTCATGCaaactcaaatttaaagagccCTCTATTCTTGACCGAAATCCTCGCCAG GTTCATGGATTTATTGAAGATGTTTCTGGAAAAAAGGTTGCAACCTTATTGGGAAAGTGGGACGACAGTATGTATTATGTTAATAATGATGGAAGTGGCAAGCCAAAGGATTATACTACCTCTTCCGATGCATCCTTGCTTTGGAAAAGGAGTAAGCCTCCTCCTAATCCCACTCGGTACAACTTAACTTCATTTGCAATCACATTGAACGAGCTGACACCTGGACTGCAG GAGAAGCTCCCACCCACTGATTCGAGGCTTAGACCAGACCAGCGGCATCTTGAAAATGGGGAATATGATAAGGCGAATGCAGAGAAGCAGCGGTTGGAGATGAGGCAAAGAATG
- the LOC132174670 gene encoding oxysterol-binding protein-related protein 2A isoform X3, with translation MRVKEMHPLCCISLESPGGSVGDRSASSSLWRARSLPAGFPGGSAGNAGGSESSVAGVLYKWTNYGKGWRSRWFVLRNGVVSYAKIRRPENLNLLAPATDDVRLIGEISADRLSRMDSGRRKHRKDVGIVHLKQISSFRESKSDDKRFYIFTATKTLHLRTDSKRDRVAWIQALRSTRSLFPHRPLSDSLSLLPPNDLSVSTERLKKRLLDEGMNESLVEDCEQIMLSEFSEIQGQVKVLCAERSNLLDTLRQLEAANIEAEGSGIHDAEYQLTKHEFSGLGHGKYSECSTTESSDDVEKQELEEVSDEDEMSFHDTKEYFIEPTVNCGFIKGTSNYLDNYIEAERRSDVEKMQTKNEAQKFGHLPFERRKKLPDPVEKEKGVSLWSIIKDNVGKDLTRVCLPVYFNEPISSLQKCCEDLEYSFLLDQAYEFGKAGNSLQRALNVAAFAVSGYASCEGRHCKPFNPLLGETYEADFPEKGIRFFSEKVSHHPTLIACHCEGRGWKFWGDSNIRAKFWGRSIQLDPVGVLTLEFDDGEIFQWSKVTTTIYNLILGKLYCDHHGTMHIRGNRQYSCKLKFKEPSILDRNPRQVHGFIEDVSGKKVATLLGKWDDSMYYVNNDGSGKPKDYTTSSDASLLWKRSKPPPNPTRYNLTSFAITLNELTPGLQLSDPGYLITD, from the exons ATGCGAGTGAAGGAAATGCATCCGCTGTGCTGCATATCGCTGGAGAGCCCCGGCGGGAGTGTGGGGGACCGATCCGCATCGTCGTCTCTGTGGAGGGCGAGGAGCTTGCCGGCGGGGTTTCCAGGCGGATCCGCCGGTAATGCGGGGGGATCGGAGAGCTCGGTGGCCGGGGTGCTCTACAAGTGGACCAATTACGGCAAGGGGTGGAGATCCAGGTGGTTCGTATTGAGGAACGGCGTCGTGTCCTACGCCAAAATCCGGCGGCCGGAGAATTTGAACCTCCTCGCGCCGGCGACCGATGACGTCAGGCTGATCGGAGAAATATCCGCCGATCGGCTCTCGAGAATGGACAGTGGGAGACGGAAGCACCGGAAAGATGTTGGCATTGTCCATCTCAAg cAGATCTCATCGTTCCGGGAGAGCAAGTCTGATGACAAGCGGTTTTACATATTTACTGCCACGAAGACCCTTCATCTGAGAACTGATTCGAAGAGAGATCGGGTGGCTTGGATACAAGCTTTGCGCTCAACTCGGAGCTTATTTCCACATAGACCACTGAGTGACAGTCTCTCCCTTTTACCACCAAATGATTTATCTGTGTCAACCGAAAGGCTTAAAAAGCGCTTACTTGATGAGGGGATGAACGAGAGCCTTGTAGAGGACTGCGAACAGATTATGCTTTCAGAATTCTCAGAAATACAAGGACAAGTTAAAGTTCTTTGTGCAGAACGATCCAATTTGCTCGACACATTAAGGCAGTTAGAG GCAGCTAATATCGAAGCTGAAGGCTCTGGAATTCATGATGCTGAATACCAACTGACCAAACATGAATTTTCCGGTCTAGGGCATGGAAAATACAGTG AATGCAGCACTACTGAATCATCTGATGATGTTGAGAAACAAGAGCTTGAGGAAGTGTCAGATGAAGATGAAATGTCCTTTCATGACACAAAGGAGTATTTTATTGAACCCACTGTTAATTGTGGGTTTATAAAAGGAACTTCAAATTATCTAGATAATTATATAGAAGCTGAACGTCGATCCGATGTGGAGAAAATGCAGACTAAGAATGAAGCTCAAAAGTTCGGACATCTGCCCTTTGAAAGGCGGAAAAAGCTTCCCGATCCAGTTGAGAAGGAGAAAGGGGTCAGTCTTTGGTCCATTATCAAGGACAATGTGGGAAAAGACCTCACACGTGTTTGTCTCCCTGTTTACTTTAATGAGCCAATATCATCTCTTCAAAAATGTTGCGAGGACTTGGAgtactcttttcttttggaTCAAGCATATGAGTTCGGGAAAGCG GGGAACAGTCTCCAGAGGGCTCTGAATGTTGCTGCTTTTGCGGTTTCTGGATATGCTTCCTGTGAAGGTCGACACTGTAAACCATTCAATCCTTTGTTAGGGGAAACTTATGAGGCTGACTTTCCTGAGAAAGGAATTCGCTTCTTCTCTGAGAAG GTCAGTCACCACCCAACACTCATTGCCTGCCACTGTGAAGGCAGAGGGTGGAAATTCTGGGGTGACAGCAACATCCGGGCAAAATTTTGGGGGAGGTCAATTCAGCTTGACCCTGTTGGAGTTCTGACCTTGGAATTTGATGATGGTGAAATTTTCCAGTGGAGCAAG GTCACTACAACTATCTATAATCTTATCCTTGGTAAACTGTACTGTGATCACCATGGGACAATGCACATACGTGGTAATCGCCAGTACTCATGCaaactcaaatttaaagagccCTCTATTCTTGACCGAAATCCTCGCCAG GTTCATGGATTTATTGAAGATGTTTCTGGAAAAAAGGTTGCAACCTTATTGGGAAAGTGGGACGACAGTATGTATTATGTTAATAATGATGGAAGTGGCAAGCCAAAGGATTATACTACCTCTTCCGATGCATCCTTGCTTTGGAAAAGGAGTAAGCCTCCTCCTAATCCCACTCGGTACAACTTAACTTCATTTGCAATCACATTGAACGAGCTGACACCTGGACTGCAG TTGTCTGATCCCGGGTATTTGATCACGGATTAA
- the LOC132174670 gene encoding oxysterol-binding protein-related protein 2A isoform X2 — MRVKEMHPLCCISLESPGGSVGDRSASSSLWRARSLPAGFPGGSAGNAGGSESSVAGVLYKWTNYGKGWRSRWFVLRNGVVSYAKIRRPENLNLLAPATDDVRLIGEISADRLSRMDSGRRKHRKDVGIVHLKISSFRESKSDDKRFYIFTATKTLHLRTDSKRDRVAWIQALRSTRSLFPHRPLSDSLSLLPPNDLSVSTERLKKRLLDEGMNESLVEDCEQIMLSEFSEIQGQVKVLCAERSNLLDTLRQLEAANIEAEGSGIHDAEYQLTKHEFSGLGHGKYSECSTTESSDDVEKQELEEVSDEDEMSFHDTKEYFIEPTVNCGFIKGTSNYLDNYIEAERRSDVEKMQTKNEAQKFGHLPFERRKKLPDPVEKEKGVSLWSIIKDNVGKDLTRVCLPVYFNEPISSLQKCCEDLEYSFLLDQAYEFGKAGNSLQRALNVAAFAVSGYASCEGRHCKPFNPLLGETYEADFPEKGIRFFSEKVSHHPTLIACHCEGRGWKFWGDSNIRAKFWGRSIQLDPVGVLTLEFDDGEIFQWSKVTTTIYNLILGKLYCDHHGTMHIRGNRQYSCKLKFKEPSILDRNPRQVHGFIEDVSGKKVATLLGKWDDSMYYVNNDGSGKPKDYTTSSDASLLWKRSKPPPNPTRYNLTSFAITLNELTPGLQEKLPPTDSRLRPDQRHLENGEYDKANAEKQRLEMRQRMSRKLQENGWKPRWFEREGDNGAFRYVGGYWEAKEQANWNGCPNIFGEISKDLVDPLEVS; from the exons ATGCGAGTGAAGGAAATGCATCCGCTGTGCTGCATATCGCTGGAGAGCCCCGGCGGGAGTGTGGGGGACCGATCCGCATCGTCGTCTCTGTGGAGGGCGAGGAGCTTGCCGGCGGGGTTTCCAGGCGGATCCGCCGGTAATGCGGGGGGATCGGAGAGCTCGGTGGCCGGGGTGCTCTACAAGTGGACCAATTACGGCAAGGGGTGGAGATCCAGGTGGTTCGTATTGAGGAACGGCGTCGTGTCCTACGCCAAAATCCGGCGGCCGGAGAATTTGAACCTCCTCGCGCCGGCGACCGATGACGTCAGGCTGATCGGAGAAATATCCGCCGATCGGCTCTCGAGAATGGACAGTGGGAGACGGAAGCACCGGAAAGATGTTGGCATTGTCCATCTCAAg ATCTCATCGTTCCGGGAGAGCAAGTCTGATGACAAGCGGTTTTACATATTTACTGCCACGAAGACCCTTCATCTGAGAACTGATTCGAAGAGAGATCGGGTGGCTTGGATACAAGCTTTGCGCTCAACTCGGAGCTTATTTCCACATAGACCACTGAGTGACAGTCTCTCCCTTTTACCACCAAATGATTTATCTGTGTCAACCGAAAGGCTTAAAAAGCGCTTACTTGATGAGGGGATGAACGAGAGCCTTGTAGAGGACTGCGAACAGATTATGCTTTCAGAATTCTCAGAAATACAAGGACAAGTTAAAGTTCTTTGTGCAGAACGATCCAATTTGCTCGACACATTAAGGCAGTTAGAG GCAGCTAATATCGAAGCTGAAGGCTCTGGAATTCATGATGCTGAATACCAACTGACCAAACATGAATTTTCCGGTCTAGGGCATGGAAAATACAGTG AATGCAGCACTACTGAATCATCTGATGATGTTGAGAAACAAGAGCTTGAGGAAGTGTCAGATGAAGATGAAATGTCCTTTCATGACACAAAGGAGTATTTTATTGAACCCACTGTTAATTGTGGGTTTATAAAAGGAACTTCAAATTATCTAGATAATTATATAGAAGCTGAACGTCGATCCGATGTGGAGAAAATGCAGACTAAGAATGAAGCTCAAAAGTTCGGACATCTGCCCTTTGAAAGGCGGAAAAAGCTTCCCGATCCAGTTGAGAAGGAGAAAGGGGTCAGTCTTTGGTCCATTATCAAGGACAATGTGGGAAAAGACCTCACACGTGTTTGTCTCCCTGTTTACTTTAATGAGCCAATATCATCTCTTCAAAAATGTTGCGAGGACTTGGAgtactcttttcttttggaTCAAGCATATGAGTTCGGGAAAGCG GGGAACAGTCTCCAGAGGGCTCTGAATGTTGCTGCTTTTGCGGTTTCTGGATATGCTTCCTGTGAAGGTCGACACTGTAAACCATTCAATCCTTTGTTAGGGGAAACTTATGAGGCTGACTTTCCTGAGAAAGGAATTCGCTTCTTCTCTGAGAAG GTCAGTCACCACCCAACACTCATTGCCTGCCACTGTGAAGGCAGAGGGTGGAAATTCTGGGGTGACAGCAACATCCGGGCAAAATTTTGGGGGAGGTCAATTCAGCTTGACCCTGTTGGAGTTCTGACCTTGGAATTTGATGATGGTGAAATTTTCCAGTGGAGCAAG GTCACTACAACTATCTATAATCTTATCCTTGGTAAACTGTACTGTGATCACCATGGGACAATGCACATACGTGGTAATCGCCAGTACTCATGCaaactcaaatttaaagagccCTCTATTCTTGACCGAAATCCTCGCCAG GTTCATGGATTTATTGAAGATGTTTCTGGAAAAAAGGTTGCAACCTTATTGGGAAAGTGGGACGACAGTATGTATTATGTTAATAATGATGGAAGTGGCAAGCCAAAGGATTATACTACCTCTTCCGATGCATCCTTGCTTTGGAAAAGGAGTAAGCCTCCTCCTAATCCCACTCGGTACAACTTAACTTCATTTGCAATCACATTGAACGAGCTGACACCTGGACTGCAG GAGAAGCTCCCACCCACTGATTCGAGGCTTAGACCAGACCAGCGGCATCTTGAAAATGGGGAATATGATAAGGCGAATGCAGAGAAGCAGCGGTTGGAGATGAGGCAAAGAATG
- the LOC132174033 gene encoding arginine-specific demethylase JMJ22-like, giving the protein NGFWVGPVEMKLEDYFRYSDQAREERPLYLFDPKFAEKVPKLGLEYEVPVYFQEDLFSVLGHERPDYRWIIIGLAGSGSSFHIDPNSTSAWDAVIKGSKKWVLFPPDLIPPGVHPSPDGAEVACPVSIIEWFMNFYITTKTWKKKPIECICKAGEVIFVPNGWWHLVINLEESIAITQNYASRSK; this is encoded by the exons aatggGTTTTGGGTTGGGCCGGTGGAGATGAAGCTTGAGGACTACTTTAGGTACTCAGATCAGGCTCGGGAGGAAAGGCCATTGTATTTGTTTGACCCAAAATTTGCAGAAAAAGTTCCAAAGTTGGGTTTGGAATATGAAGTTCCAGTGTACTTTCAAGAGGATTTGTTTAGTGTTTTGGGCCATGAGAGGCCAGATTATAGGTGGATTATAATTGGACTGGCTGGGTCTGGTTCATCGTTCCACATTGACCCTAACTCAACGTCAGCCTGGGATGCAGTGATCAAGGGGTCCAAGAAGTGGGTCTTGTTTCCTCCTGATCTAATTCCCCCAGGGGTGCATCCAAGCCCGGATGGTGCAGAGGTGGCATGTCCTGTTTCAATCATTGAGTGGTTCATGAACTTCTATATAACAACTAAAACTTGGAAAAAGAAACCTATTGAGTGCATCTGTAAGGCTGGAGAGGTGATCTTTGTGCCTAATGGATGGTGGCATTTGGTGATCAACCTGGAGGAATCCATTGCCATTACACAGAATTATGCTAGCAG GTCGAAATGA